The segment AGACTGCGCGTGAACCTGCGCCGAGCCGGGGGTGCGGTCAAGGCGCGGCGGCCTCGGCCGCGCCCCGACCCCGCCTCAGTAGCCCCGCCGCAGCCCCCGCTGCGCAGGCGGCCAGTAGCGCCGGGTGTAGGCGAAGTCCTCGTCCCGGAACATCTCGTCGTAGAGGGGCATGCGGGGCCGGCGCGTGGGCCTGCGGCGGCGCTGCAGGCGCTCGATCCGGTTCCGCTCGAGGGCGATCCGCCGGGCGTAGGCCCCCTCGAACCGGCCGTAGCGCCGGTCGTACTCCGGGCCGCGATAGTCGTACCGCATGCGATCGAACCGCGCCATGCCACCTCCTCGCCGCTGGACACACCATCGGGCCAGGGGGTGCAAGCCGCGGTCCAGCACGCCGGCCCGCTGCGGTAAGGCCCCACACCGCGCTCAGTCCGCCGCGAGCCGCCTCTGCTCGCCGCCACCGAGGCCCGGCGGGATCACCCGGAGCGGCTTCTTGGCCGTGCTCAGCGCGAGCGGGTCCCCGTCCTCGAGCTCGCGGATCTCCTCGCCCATGGGCTGCGGATCGCCCACGTACTCGAACTCGCCCTTGCCGTCGATGGACGGGCCGCTGGCCCAGCGGCCGGCCTGGCTGTCGAGACCCCGGGACGTGTTGATGAATTGGTAGGCGACCTCGGACAGTTGCAGGTTCTCCGGGAACGCGCTCGGGACCGGCGTCTCCTCCAGGCCATCCGCCTGGAGCTCCTCGATCGCCGCGAGCCACTGGTTCTGGTGCATGGTGTCCCGCGCGATGAGGAACGACAGCATGTCCCGCACGCCACGGTCCGTCGTCATCTGGTAGAGCCGGCACACCTGCAGCCGGCCCTGCGATTCCGCAGTGACGTTGTAACGGAAGTCCGCGAGCAGGTTGCCGCTGGCTATGGTGTAACGCGCGTTCCAGGGGTAGCCCATGCTGTCGTTCGGCGAGGCGCCGAGCCCGTTCACGATCACGTGCTGCGGGTTCATCCCGCCGAGCACCGCGGCGACGAACGGGTCCTTCGCCGCCTCCTCCTGCGCGTCCACGGGCCCTTTCTCGAGCAGCCGCGCGATCATCGTGGCGAGCATCTCGACGTGCGAGATCTCCTCCGTGGCGATGTCCAGGATCATGTCCCGGTACTTGGCGGGCCCGCGGCAGTTCCAGCCCTGGAACAGATAGCTCATCATCACGCTGATCTCGCCCCACTGGCCGCCGAGCACCTCCTGCAGCTTCCTGGCGAACACCGGGTCCGGCCGCTCGGGCCGGGCGTTGTACTGCAGG is part of the bacterium genome and harbors:
- a CDS encoding manganese catalase; protein product: MFFHDKRLQYNARPERPDPVFARKLQEVLGGQWGEISVMMSYLFQGWNCRGPAKYRDMILDIATEEISHVEMLATMIARLLEKGPVDAQEEAAKDPFVAAVLGGMNPQHVIVNGLGASPNDSMGYPWNARYTIASGNLLADFRYNVTAESQGRLQVCRLYQMTTDRGVRDMLSFLIARDTMHQNQWLAAIEELQADGLEETPVPSAFPENLQLSEVAYQFINTSRGLDSQAGRWASGPSIDGKGEFEYVGDPQPMGEEIRELEDGDPLALSTAKKPLRVIPPGLGGGEQRRLAAD